The DNA region AGGAGCGCGCCGGCGGCCAGGAGGACCGCCGAGACCAGCAGCCGGGCCCAGCTGAGCCGCCGGAGGAGGGCGGAAAGGTTCGGTGCCTCGCGCACAGCCGCGCGCTACTTCATCACGGTCACGAGCTTGAAGATCGGCAGATACATCGCCACGACGAGACCGCCGATGAGCACGCCCAGGAAGACGATCATCATGGGCTCCAGGAGCGCCATGAGCCCGCTGACCGCGGTATCCACCTCCTCATCATAGAAGTCGGCGATCTTGCCGAGCATGGTGTCGAGGGCGCCAGTCTGCTCTCCCACGTTGATCATCTGGATCACCATGGGCGGGAAGACGCCCGAGGCCTTCAGGGGCTCGACGAGCGGCCCTCCGGCGGCGACCGATTCCCGGGTCGTGAAGACGGCCTTCTCCACGACCTTGTTGCCCGCCGTCCGGGCGGTGATCCGGAGCCCCTCGAGGATGGGAACGCCGGAGGAGATCATCGTTCCCAGGGTCCGAGTGAATTTGGCGACCGCGACCTTCCGGAGCAGCATCCCGAACACCGGGAGCTTCAGCATGAACGCGTCGATGACCGACTTGCCTGCTTCGGTCTTGTAGTAGGTGCGAACGCCGAAGATGATCCCGGCGAACCCGCCGAACACGAGCCACCAGTACGACAGCATAAAGTTGGACATGGCGATGACGATCGCCGTGGGGAGCGGCAGCGCCGCGCCCATCTGCTCGAAC from Candidatus Rokuibacteriota bacterium includes:
- a CDS encoding type II secretion system F family protein, which codes for MPVFTYQGRTARGSTAGEIEAPDRASAVSQLRQRQILITAIKEKPAKAAGAKVVAGKVKDRTLAIFTRQFSTMIDAGLPLVQCLNILAAQSDSPVLRSVTAQVARDVESGSSLAEALRKHPKTFNELFTNLVEVGESGGILDVVLQRLSVYIEKAAALKAKVKSAMMYPTAIVSVALLITIFILTFVIPTFAKMFEQMGAALPLPTAIVIAMSNFMLSYWWLVFGGFAGIIFGVRTYYKTEAGKSVIDAFMLKLPVFGMLLRKVAVAKFTRTLGTMISSGVPILEGLRITARTAGNKVVEKAVFTTRESVAAGGPLVEPLKASGVFPPMVIQMINVGEQTGALDTMLGKIADFYDEEVDTAVSGLMALLEPMMIVFLGVLIGGLVVAMYLPIFKLVTVMK